A region of Vitis vinifera cultivar Pinot Noir 40024 chromosome 13, ASM3070453v1 DNA encodes the following proteins:
- the LOC100246767 gene encoding glycerol-3-phosphate dehydrogenase [NAD(+)] 2, chloroplastic, translating into MKKEQRKSEVHSCCSQKMVASRLQPPFLNPLFSSNYYSSHPLPSPSRPTFLALSANPQETSEPAKDRQKVVRIAWEKLVRWSRSWRSKAKTDVLERTNKVVVLGGGSFGTAMAAHIAARKAQLEVNMLVRNSQVCQSINENHCNCKYFPEHKLPENVIATTDARAALLGADYCLHAVPVQFSSSFLEGIADSVDPTLPFISLSKGLELNTFRMMSQIIPQALGNPRQPFIALSGPSFALELMNKLPTAMVVASKDKKLANATQQLLASSHLRISTSSDVTGVEIAGALKNVLAIAAGIVEGMNLGNNSMAALVAQGCSEIRWLATKMGAKSTTIMGLSGTGDIMLTCFVNLSRNKTVGIRLGSGEKLDDILGSMNQVAEGVSTAGAVIALAQKYNVKMPVLTAVARIIDNELTPKKAVLELMNLPQVEEV; encoded by the exons ATGAAAAAAGAGCAGAGGAAAAGCGAAGTCCATTCCTGTTGCTCTCAAAAAATGGTGGCGTCACGGCTACAACCACCGTTTTTGAACCCACTCTTCTCTTCAAATTATTATTCTTCTCACCCTCTTCCTTCACCATCAAGACCCACATTTCTGGCGCTGTCAGCCAACCCTCAAGAGACTTCAGAACCAGCCAAAGACCGCCAGAAAGTGGTGAGAATCGCCTGGGAGAAGCTGGTCCGCTGGTCCCGTTCTTGGCGTTCCAAGGCCAAGACCGATGTGCTTGAGCGCACCAACAAG GTGGTGGTCCTTGGAGGTGGATCATTTGGTACGGCAATGGCTGCCCATATTGCAGCTAGAAAGGCTCAATTGGAAGTTAACATGCTTGTACGTAATTCTCAAGTTTGTCAATCTATTAATGAGAACCACTGTAATTG TAAGTATTTCCCAGAACACAAGCTACCAGAAAATGTAATTGCAACAACTGATGCCAGAGCTGCTTTGCTCGGTGCGGACTATTGTCTTCATGCTGTACCTGTGCAG TTCAGCTCGTCTTTTCTTGAAGGCATTGCAGACTCTGTTGATCCAACCTTGCCATTCATATCCCTTAGCAAAGGCTTGGAGCTCAATACATTCAGGATGATGTCTCAGATTATTCCCCAAGCTCTGGGGAATCCTCGACAACCTTTTATTGCACTATCAGGACCTTCGTTTGCATTGgaattgatgaataaattacCAACAG CAATGGTTGTGGCATCAAAAGACAAGAAACTTGCAAATGCCACTCAGCAGCTACTAGCTTCTAGTCATCTAAGAATTAGCACATCAAG TGATGTTACAGGGGTGGAAATTGCAGGTGCACTCAAGAATGTACTTGCAATAGCAGCTGGTATTGTGGAGGGGATGAATCTTGGTAATAATTCTATGGCAGCTCTTGTTGCACAAGGTTGTTCCGAGATAAGATGGTTAGCGACAAAG ATGGGGGCCAAATCAACAACAATTATGGGTCTATCAGGAACTGGGGACATTATGCTTACATGTTTTGTGAATCTATCGAGAAACAAAACAGTTGGAATTCGTCTTGGATCAGGAGAGAAGCTTGATGACATACTGGGTTCCATGAATCAG GTAGCTGAAGGTGTATCAACAGCTGGTGCTGTGATTGCATTGGCCCAAAAATACAATGTTAAGATGCCAGTTTTAACAGCAGTTGCTCGGATTATTGACAATGAACTAACCCCAAAAAAGGCTGTGCTTGAGTTGATGAACCTACCTCAG GTTGAAGAAGTGTGA
- the LOC100241644 gene encoding pentatricopeptide repeat-containing protein At2g40720 produces MHFNQFISRKFYSLRQTEVSPSINSKIKALVQQGKYSQALELHSKTPHSALTTAKFTFPSLLKTCASLSNLYHGRTIHASIVTMGLQSDPYIATSLINMYVKCGLLGSALQVFDKMSESRDSAPDITVWNPVIDGYFKYGHFEEGLAQFCRMQELGIRPDGYSLSIVLGICNRLSWYMAGRQIHGYIIRNMFEGDPYLETALIGMYSSCSRPMEAWSLFGKLENRSNIVAWNVMIGGFVENGMWEKSLELYSLAKNENCKLVSASFTGAFTACSHGEVLDFGRQVHCDVIKMNFQDDPYVCTSLLTMYAKSGSVEDAKKVFDQVLDKEVELRNAMISAFIGNGRAYDALGLYNKMKAGETPVDSFTISSLLSGCSVVGSYDFGRTVHAEVIKRSMQSNVAIQSALLTMYYKCGSTEDADSVFYTMKERDVVAWGSMIAGFCQNRRFKDALDLFRAMEKEGVKADSDVMTSVISAGLGLENVELGHLIHGFAIKRGLESDVFVACSLVDMYSKFGFAESAEMVFSSMPNKNLVAWNSMISCYSWNGLPEMSINLLPQILQHGFYLDSVSITTVLVAVSSVAALLKGKTLHAYQIRLQIPSDLQVENALIDMYVKCGCLKYAQLIFENMPRRNLVTWNSMIAGYGSHGNCEEAVRLFKEMKRSETAPDEVTFLALITSCSHSGMVEEGLNLFQLMRIEYGVEPRMEHYASVVDLLGRAGRLDDAYSFIRGMPIDADRSVWLCLLFACRAHRNMELGELVADNLLKMEPARGSNYVPLLNLYGEVEMWDRAANLRASMKGRGLKKSPGCSWIEVKNRVDVFFSGDSSSTRRIEIYKTLSSLKSNMEGKGCSYEGIEVC; encoded by the coding sequence ATGCATTTCAATCAATTCATTTCTAGAAAATTTTATAGTCTGAGACAAACAGAGGTCTCACCCTCGATCAATTCCAAGATCAAGGCCTTAGTTCAACAAGGAAAATATTCCCAAGCCCTGGAATTACACTCCAAAACACCCCATTCCGCTCTCACCACCGCCAAATTCACCTTCCCATCTCTTCTCAAAACCTGTGCCTCCCTTTCAAATCTCTACCATGGAAGAACAATCCATGCCTCCATTGTCACAATGGGTCTGCAATCTGATCCATACATAGCCACCTCTTTGATCAATATGTATGTGAAATGTGGGTTACTCGGGAGTGCACTCCAAGTGTTTGACAAAATGTCTGAGAGTAGAGACTCAGCTCCAGACATCACTGTTTGGAACCCTGTGATTGATGGGTACTTTAAATATGGCCATTTTGAGGAGGGTCTTGCGCAGTTTTGTAGAATGCAGGAGTTGGGTATTAGGCCTGATGGGTACTCTCTTAGTATAGTCCTTGGCATTTGTAACAGACTTTCATGGTACATGGCAGGGAGGCAAATTCATGGTTACATTATCAGAAACATGTTTGAGGGTGACCCTTATTTGGAGACAGCACTGATTGGGATGTACTCCAGTTGCAGTAGACCAATGGAGGCTTGGAGTCTGTTTGGTAAGCTGGAAAATAGAAGCAATATTGTAGCATGGAACGTGATGATTGGGGGGTTTGTTGAGAATGGGATGTGGGAAAAAAGCTTGGAATTGTATTCATTGGCTAAGAATGAGAACTGCAAACTTGTTTCAGCATCATTTACTGGTGCATTCACTGCTTGCTCTCATGGTGAAGTTCTAGACTTTGGCAGGCAGGTTCATTGTGATGTGATAAAAATGAATTTCCAGGATGACCCTTATGTCTGCACTTCCCTCTTAACCATGTATGCCAAGTCTGGATCAGTTGAAGATGCCAAAAAGGTTTTTGATCAGGTACTGGACAAAGAAGTTGAACTACGGAATGCAATGATTTCAGCTTTTATCGGTAATGGTCGCGCTTATGATGCTTTGGGGCTCTACAACAAGATGAAAGCAGGTGAAACCCCAGTTGATTCATTCACTATTTCAAGTCTTTTATCAGGTTGCAGTGTGGTTGGATCTTATGATTTTGGTAGGACAGTTCATGCAGAAGTAATAAAGAGATCGATGCAGAGTAATGTTGCTATACAGAGTGCATTGTTGACAATGTACTACAAATGTGGAAGTACGGAAGATGCTGATTCAGTTTTTTATACAATGAAGGAAAGGGATGTTGTAGCATGGGGCTCCATGATTGCAGGTTTTTGCCAGAACAGAAGGTTCAAGGATGCTCTGGATTTGTTCAGAGCCATGGAGAAGGAAGGAGTGAAAGCAGACTCCGATGTTATGACTAGTGTGATCAGTGCGGGTTTGGGACTGGAGAATGTAGAACTGGGTCACTTAATCCATGGATTTGCTATTAAGCGTGGATTAGAATCGGATGTCTTTGTCGCTTGTTCCCTGGTTGATATGTACTCCAAATTTGGTTTTGCAGAGAGCGCTGAAATGGTATTCTCTAGTATGCCAAACAAGAATCTGGTGGCTTGGAATTCTATGATTTCATGCTATTCTTGGAATGGCCTTCCAGAGATGTCCATTAATCTTCTTCCTCAAATTCTACAGCATGGCTTCTACCTGGATTCCGTCTCCATTACCACTGTCCTCGTTGCGGTTTCATCAGTTGCAGCACTGCTTAAAGGGAAGACTTTGCATGCATACCAGATAAGACTACAAATTCCATCCGACCTTCAAGTGGAGAATGCATTAATCGATATGTATGTGAAGTGTGGATGTTTGAAATATGCTCAGTTGATCTTTGAAAACATGCCCAGAAGAAACCTAGTGACATGGAACTCAATGATAGCTGGTTATGGATCTCATGGGAACTGCGAAGAAGCAGTCAGATTATTTAAAGAGATGAAGAGATCGGAAACAGCTCCCGATGAGGTAACTTTTCTTGCCCTGATCACATCTTGCAGCCATTCTGGTATGGTTGAAGAAGGCCTGAATCTATTTCAATTGATGAGAATCGAGTATGGGGTTGAGCCTAGAATGGAGCATTATGCGAGTGTAGTTGATCTATTGGGCCGTGCTGGACGCTTGGACGACGCTTATAGCTTCATACGGGGCATGCCAATTGACGCTGACAGGAGTGTTTGGCTATGTTTGTTGTTTGCCTGTCGAGCTCATCGGAACATGGAGCTTGGGGAGTTGGTTGCTGATAACCTACTGAAGATGGAGCCAGCCAGGGGCAGCAACTATGTGCCACTGCTGAACCTTTATGGAGAAGTTGAGATGTGGGACAGGGCTGCAAACTTAAGGGCATCTATGAAGGGGAGGGGCTTGAAGAAGAGTCCCGGATGCAGTTGGATTGAAGTGAAAAACAGGGTTGATGTTTTCTTCTCAGGAGACTCATCTTCCACAAGGAGGATCGAAATCTACAAGACATTGAGTAGTCTTAAGAGTAACATGGAAGGGAAAGGATGCTCCTATGAAGGGATTGAGGTGTGTTAA
- the LOC100241566 gene encoding uncharacterized protein LOC100241566 — protein MRYRGWDLVRFLGFMLLWSSATVVQASIHEYRNEGFSRRLNSYFFHGGSEGLYASKLHLPHPNSEDKPLNGKSFIRFESITFRRTKETTEKQNEMQQKTGLIEAIIVEVKDRGRIGGSYENTDVICCNPKLAEQGSCKVGEVIIRQDPNNPDWPKRIQTSFEGKNEEATLIQTVEINSTGMYYLYFMFCDPQLKGTILSGRTVWRNPDGYLPGKMAPLMTFSGFMSLAYLVLGLVWFLQFVQYWKDIIHLHYHITAVIGLGMCEMAFWYFEYANFNSTGNRPMGITLWAVTFSAVKKTVSRLLLLVVSMGYGVVRPTLGGITPKVLLLGFMYFVATEALELVEHLGNINDFSGKAKVFLVLPVALLDACFILWIFSSLSKTLEKLQMRRSMAKMELYRKFTNALAVSVLLSVAWIGYELYFNASDPLSELWRRAWIIPAFWTLLAYIILVVICILWAPSHNPTRFAYLEEAGDDLEEEGVSLTTSGVKVAGDVATKLERKERKVSIAADHVYGLGEDPEEDKRE, from the exons ATGCGTTACAGGGGGTGGGATCTGGTGCGGTTCCTAGGGTTTATGCTACTGTGGTCCTCCGCCACAGTCGTCCAAGCTTCGATCCACGAGTACAGGAATGAAGGTTTCAGTCGTCGTCTCAATTCCTACTTCTTCCATGGCGGCAGCGAGGGTCTCTACGCTTCCAAACTCCACCTCCCTCACCCCAATTCCGAAGATAAGCCTCTCAATGGCAAGTCTTTCATCAG GTTTGAGTCGATCACCTTCCGAAGAACGAAAGAAACAACTGAGAAGCAGAATGAGATGCAGCAGAAGACTGGATTGATTGAAGCTATAATAGTTGAAGTCAAAGATAGGGGCAGGATTGGAGGTTCTTATGAAAATACTGATGTGATATGCTGCAACCCAAAACTTGCTGAGCAAGGATCCTGCAAGGTAGGAGAGGTAATCATCCGTCAAGATCCAAATAACCCTGACTGGCCCAAACGGATTCAGACCTCCtttgaaggaaaaaatgaagagGCTACACTGATTCAGACTGTTGAGATCAACAGTACTGGCATGTACTATCTATACTTTATGTTTTGTGATCCACAACTCAAAGGCACGATACTCAGTGGAAGAACAGTTTGGAGAAACCCAGATGGTTATCTACCTGGTAAAATGGCACCGCTGATGACATTCTCTGGTTTCATGTCTTTAGCTTACCTTGTTCTAGGTCTTGTCTGGTTTCTCCAGTTTGTACAATACTGGAAAGATATAATACACTTGCATTACCACATCACAGCAGTAATTGGTCTGGGAATGTGTGAAATGGCTTTCTGGTATTTTGAATATGCAAATTTCAATTCGACTGGAAACAGACCAATGGGAATTACCCTGTGGGCAGTTACCTTTAGTGCTGTTAAGAAGACTGTCTCTCGCCTTCTTCTGTTGGTTGTTTCAATGGGCTATGGTGTTGTGCGGCCAACCCTTGGTGGTATAACCCCTAAGGTACTCCTCCTTGGTTTCATGTATTTTGTGGCTACGGAAGCACTTGAACTTGTTGAACATTTGGGGAATATCAATGACTTCTCTGGAAAAGCAAAGGTTTTTCTGGTGCTACCTGTGGCACTACTGGATGCCTGTTTTATTCTTTGGATATTTTCTTCGCTATCTAAAACACTGGAGAAGCTTCAG ATGCGGAGAAGCATGGCCAAAATGGAGCTCTACCGGAAGTTTACAAATGCACTCGCGGTATCAGTGCTGCTCTCTGTTGCTTGGATTGGCTATGAG TTGTACTTCAATGCATCCGACCCACTGAGTGAACTTTGGCGTAGAGCCTGGATCATCCCAGCCTTCTGGACTTTGCTTGCATACATAATCTTGGTGGTGATTTGCATTTTGTGGGCGCCATCACATAACCCAACTAG ATTTGCATACTTGGAGGAGGCGGGAGATGATCTTGAAGAGGAGGGTGTCTCACTGACAACTAGTGGAGTTAAGGTGGCTGGAGATGTAGCAACCAAgctggaaagaaaggaaagaaaggtgTCAATTGCAGCAGATCACGTGTATGGGCTTGGAGAAGATCCCGAGGAAGACAAGAGAGAATAA